One region of Vigna angularis cultivar LongXiaoDou No.4 chromosome 10, ASM1680809v1, whole genome shotgun sequence genomic DNA includes:
- the LOC108335790 gene encoding lysine-specific demethylase JMJ26 isoform X4 yields the protein MGQGNPDPRVDANPNPSHEETQSLDSGRVQRVKKKPGRKSKKDKEDMRKKRMLDAAEEEGGVSVQRPSRKRKKDDGNGELQMSGAEKPYGLRGRKEEMTSKVIKKKAKNGEKERLTCHQCKRNDKGRVVGCLDCNKKKFCLFCLRAWYPHLKEEDIAKACPVCRRNCNCKACLSSVQLINKMKDKATGDEGEKVEHSLYLLQVLLPFLRQLDEEQMIEKETEAKIQGLPVSELNIFKADFSLEERVYCDNCKTSIFDYHRSCTKCSFDLCLICCRELRSGQLVGGADPIVLEFVWQGRDYLHAGKEFEEVNQIASDAGAKPEVHEWSRSRWHSHNNGSIPCPKVNNECNHGFLELRSILGQHFISELVCKGKELVQAYEIQNVLKPPDSFCSCLGLDINTDVRNSNMRKAASRDNLADNYLYCPKAVDLQDKDLNHFQWHWEKGEPVIVSNVLECTSGLSWEPLVMWRALRNVASATQRGQHLDVETIDCLDWCEGRINIHQFFTGYTEGRMDWLGWPQILKLKDWPPSNLFEEQLPRHCAEFISSLPFKEYTDPLRGALNLAVKLPDGCLKPDMGPKSYIAYGFPSELGRGDSVTKIHCDMSDAVNVLTHIAEVKLNSKQLTAIEELKQKHFEQDKRELCGNDHDVETNTDMLNNSSSAIIALDNQNTVQLMEHEGGLCDQKAVNQFHQSGNNEIATAREDGLLCESEVKEVDKVDTKLENDLLFGGDASEGALWDIFRRQDVYKLQEYLKKHFREFRHVHCCPLKQKICSPYRIFKGKLVLKMEEFGPKGSY from the exons ATGGGGCAAGGGAATCCAGATCCTCGTGTGGATGCAAATCCAAATCCCAGTCACGAAGAAACACAGTCTTTGGATTCCGGTCGTGTtcaaagagtgaaaaagaagcccggcagaaaaagtaaaaaggataaGGAAGACATGAGAAAGAAGAGAATGTTAGATGCTGCTGAGGAGGAGGGTGGGGTTTCTGTGCAGAGACCAAGtaggaaaagaaagaaggacGATGGGAATGGTGAGCTTCAAATGTCTGGCGCTGAGAAACCGTATGGTCTTAGGGGTCGTAAAGAAGAGATGACGTCAAAAGTCATCAAGAAAAAGGCTAAG AATGGTGAAAAGGAGCGCTTAACATGCCACCAATGTAAGAGAAACGATAAAGGTCGTGTTGTAGGGTGCTTGGACTGTAACAAGAAAAAGTTTTGCCTATTCTGCTTACGAGCTTG GTATCCTCATTTGAAAGAGGAGGATATTGCTAAGGCATGTCCTGTGTGCCGTCGTAATTGCAATTGCAAAGCATGCCTGAGTTCTGTTCAACTTATTAAT AAAATGAAGGATAAGGCTACAGGAGATGAGGGTGAGAAGGTTGAACACTCTTTGTATTTGCTGCAAGTACTTCTTCCGTTTTTAAGGCAGCTGGATGAAGAACAGATGATTGAGAAAGAGACAGAAGCTAAGATACAAG GGCTCCCAGTCTCCGAGCTAAATATATTTAAGGCAGATTTCTCTTTAGAAGAGCGTGTGTACTG TGACAACTGCAAAACTTCAATATTCGATTACCACAGAAGCTGCACAAAATGCTCTTTTGACCTTTGTCTCATCTGTTGCCGTGAGCTTCGTAGTGGGCAGCTTGTAGGTGGAGCAGATCCAATTGTGTTGGAGTTTGTTTGGCAAGGACGTGATTACTTGCATGctggaaaagaatttgaagaggTAAACCAAATTGCATCGGATGCAGGTGCTAAGCCCGAGGTTCACGAATGGTCAAGATCCAGGTGGCATTCCCATAATAATGGTAGCATTCCTTGTCCAAAAGTCAACAATGAATGCAACCATGGTTTTCTTGAACTGAGAAGTATATTAGGTCAACATTTTATCTCTGAGTTAGTTTGTAAAGGGAAAGAACTTGTGCAGGCATACGAGATTCAGAATGTATTGAAGCCCCCTGACAGCTTCTGTTCGTGTTTGGGGCTGGATATAAACACAGATGTTAGGAATAGTAATATGAGGAAGGCTGCTTCTCGTGATAATTTGGCCGACAACTATTTATACTGTCCTAAGGCTGTAGATCTACAGGACAAGGATTTAAATCATTTTCAGTGGCACTGGGAAAAGGGGGAACCTGTCATTGTCAGCAATGTGCTTGAGTGCACTTCTGGTTTAAGCTGGGAACCACTTGTCATGTGGCGTGCATTACGTAATGTAGCTAGTGCTACCCAACGTGGTCAACATTTGGATGTGGAAACAATTGATTGCTTAGACTGGTGTGAG GGGAGAATTAATATCCACCAATTCTTTACTGGGTATACAGAAGGTCGAATGGATTGGCTTGGTTGGcctcaaattttgaaattaaaggATTGGCCACCTTCTAATTTATTTGAGGAACAATTGCCTCGTCATTGTGCTGAGTTCATATCATCCTTACCCTTCAAGGAATATACTGATCCTCTCAGAGGTGCTCTTAACCTTGCTGTGAAGTTGCCTGACGGTTGTCTAAAGCCAGACATGGGGCCAAAGTCTTATATTGCTTATGGATTTCCTTCAGAGCTCGGGCGTGGTGATTCTGTTACTAAGATCCATTGTGACATGTCAGATGCA GTAAATGTTTTGACCCACATTGCTGAAGTGAAATTGAATTCTAAGCAACTTACTGCCATTGAGGAGTTGAAACAAAAGCATTTTGAGCAAGACAAAAGAGAGTTATGTGGTAATGATCATGATGTAGAAACTAATACTGACATGCTTAATAATTCCTCTTCTGCCATAATTGCTTTGGACAACCAGAATACTGTTCAACTCATGGAACATGAAGGTGGATTATGTGATCAGAAAGCAGTCAATCAGTTTCATCAATCTGGTAATAATGAGATTGCCACTGCTAGGGAGGATGGTCTTTTATGTGAGTCAGAAGTCAAAGAGGTTGACAAAGTGGACACAAAACTAGAAAATGATTTGTTGTTTGGGGGGGATGCTTCTGAAGGTGCTCTCTGGGATATTTTTCGGAGGCAGGATGTATATAAATTGCAAGAATATCTGAAGAAGCATTTCCGAGAGTTCAGGCATGTCCATTGCTGCCCCTTAAAGCAG AAAATTTGTTCTCCCTATCGGATCTTCAAGGGAAAGCTAGTGTTAAAGATGGAGGAATTTGGGCCTAAGGGAAGCTACTAG
- the LOC108335790 gene encoding lysine-specific demethylase JMJ26 isoform X2, whose product MGQGNPDPRVDANPNPSHEETQSLDSGRVQRVKKKPGRKSKKDKEDMRKKRMLDAAEEEGGVSVQRPSRKRKKDDGNGELQMSGAEKPYGLRGRKEEMTSKVIKKKAKNGEKERLTCHQCKRNDKGRVVGCLDCNKKKFCLFCLRAWYPHLKEEDIAKACPVCRRNCNCKACLSSVQLINKMKDKATGDEGEKVEHSLYLLQVLLPFLRQLDEEQMIEKETEAKIQGLPVSELNIFKADFSLEERVYCDNCKTSIFDYHRSCTKCSFDLCLICCRELRSGQLVGGADPIVLEFVWQGRDYLHAGKEFEEVNQIASDAGAKPEVHEWSRSRWHSHNNGSIPCPKVNNECNHGFLELRSILGQHFISELVCKGKELVQAYEIQNVLKPPDSFCSCLGLDINTDVRNSNMRKAASRDNLADNYLYCPKAVDLQDKDLNHFQWHWEKGEPVIVSNVLECTSGLSWEPLVMWRALRNVASATQRGQHLDVETIDCLDWCEGRINIHQFFTGYTEGRMDWLGWPQILKLKDWPPSNLFEEQLPRHCAEFISSLPFKEYTDPLRGALNLAVKLPDGCLKPDMGPKSYIAYGFPSELGRGDSVTKIHCDMSDAVNVLTHIAEVKLNSKQLTAIEELKQKHFEQDKRELCGNDHDVETNTDMLNNSSSAIIALDNQNTVQLMEHEGGLCDQKAVNQFHQSGNNEIATAREDGLLCESEVKEVDKVDTKLENDLLFGGDASEGALWDIFRRQDVYKLQEYLKKHFREFRHVHCCPLKQSCIKVAADFVSPENVGECFRLTEEFRTLPINHKSTEDKLEVKKMTVFAIQDVVEKLEKSRLEIADI is encoded by the exons ATGGGGCAAGGGAATCCAGATCCTCGTGTGGATGCAAATCCAAATCCCAGTCACGAAGAAACACAGTCTTTGGATTCCGGTCGTGTtcaaagagtgaaaaagaagcccggcagaaaaagtaaaaaggataaGGAAGACATGAGAAAGAAGAGAATGTTAGATGCTGCTGAGGAGGAGGGTGGGGTTTCTGTGCAGAGACCAAGtaggaaaagaaagaaggacGATGGGAATGGTGAGCTTCAAATGTCTGGCGCTGAGAAACCGTATGGTCTTAGGGGTCGTAAAGAAGAGATGACGTCAAAAGTCATCAAGAAAAAGGCTAAG AATGGTGAAAAGGAGCGCTTAACATGCCACCAATGTAAGAGAAACGATAAAGGTCGTGTTGTAGGGTGCTTGGACTGTAACAAGAAAAAGTTTTGCCTATTCTGCTTACGAGCTTG GTATCCTCATTTGAAAGAGGAGGATATTGCTAAGGCATGTCCTGTGTGCCGTCGTAATTGCAATTGCAAAGCATGCCTGAGTTCTGTTCAACTTATTAAT AAAATGAAGGATAAGGCTACAGGAGATGAGGGTGAGAAGGTTGAACACTCTTTGTATTTGCTGCAAGTACTTCTTCCGTTTTTAAGGCAGCTGGATGAAGAACAGATGATTGAGAAAGAGACAGAAGCTAAGATACAAG GGCTCCCAGTCTCCGAGCTAAATATATTTAAGGCAGATTTCTCTTTAGAAGAGCGTGTGTACTG TGACAACTGCAAAACTTCAATATTCGATTACCACAGAAGCTGCACAAAATGCTCTTTTGACCTTTGTCTCATCTGTTGCCGTGAGCTTCGTAGTGGGCAGCTTGTAGGTGGAGCAGATCCAATTGTGTTGGAGTTTGTTTGGCAAGGACGTGATTACTTGCATGctggaaaagaatttgaagaggTAAACCAAATTGCATCGGATGCAGGTGCTAAGCCCGAGGTTCACGAATGGTCAAGATCCAGGTGGCATTCCCATAATAATGGTAGCATTCCTTGTCCAAAAGTCAACAATGAATGCAACCATGGTTTTCTTGAACTGAGAAGTATATTAGGTCAACATTTTATCTCTGAGTTAGTTTGTAAAGGGAAAGAACTTGTGCAGGCATACGAGATTCAGAATGTATTGAAGCCCCCTGACAGCTTCTGTTCGTGTTTGGGGCTGGATATAAACACAGATGTTAGGAATAGTAATATGAGGAAGGCTGCTTCTCGTGATAATTTGGCCGACAACTATTTATACTGTCCTAAGGCTGTAGATCTACAGGACAAGGATTTAAATCATTTTCAGTGGCACTGGGAAAAGGGGGAACCTGTCATTGTCAGCAATGTGCTTGAGTGCACTTCTGGTTTAAGCTGGGAACCACTTGTCATGTGGCGTGCATTACGTAATGTAGCTAGTGCTACCCAACGTGGTCAACATTTGGATGTGGAAACAATTGATTGCTTAGACTGGTGTGAG GGGAGAATTAATATCCACCAATTCTTTACTGGGTATACAGAAGGTCGAATGGATTGGCTTGGTTGGcctcaaattttgaaattaaaggATTGGCCACCTTCTAATTTATTTGAGGAACAATTGCCTCGTCATTGTGCTGAGTTCATATCATCCTTACCCTTCAAGGAATATACTGATCCTCTCAGAGGTGCTCTTAACCTTGCTGTGAAGTTGCCTGACGGTTGTCTAAAGCCAGACATGGGGCCAAAGTCTTATATTGCTTATGGATTTCCTTCAGAGCTCGGGCGTGGTGATTCTGTTACTAAGATCCATTGTGACATGTCAGATGCA GTAAATGTTTTGACCCACATTGCTGAAGTGAAATTGAATTCTAAGCAACTTACTGCCATTGAGGAGTTGAAACAAAAGCATTTTGAGCAAGACAAAAGAGAGTTATGTGGTAATGATCATGATGTAGAAACTAATACTGACATGCTTAATAATTCCTCTTCTGCCATAATTGCTTTGGACAACCAGAATACTGTTCAACTCATGGAACATGAAGGTGGATTATGTGATCAGAAAGCAGTCAATCAGTTTCATCAATCTGGTAATAATGAGATTGCCACTGCTAGGGAGGATGGTCTTTTATGTGAGTCAGAAGTCAAAGAGGTTGACAAAGTGGACACAAAACTAGAAAATGATTTGTTGTTTGGGGGGGATGCTTCTGAAGGTGCTCTCTGGGATATTTTTCGGAGGCAGGATGTATATAAATTGCAAGAATATCTGAAGAAGCATTTCCGAGAGTTCAGGCATGTCCATTGCTGCCCCTTAAAGCAG TCATGTATAAAAGTTGCGGCGGATTTTGTGTCCCCTGAAAATGTTGGAGAGTGCTTTCGGTTGACAGAAGAATTTCGCACACTTCCAATAAATCACAAGTCCACAGAGGACAAATTGGAG GTAAAGAAAATGACAGTATTTGCAATTCAAGATGTCGTTGAAAAGTTGGAGAAATCAAGGTTAGAGATTGCAGACATCTGA
- the LOC108335790 gene encoding lysine-specific demethylase JMJ26 isoform X1, with the protein MGQGNPDPRVDANPNPSHEETQSLDSGRVQRVKKKPGRKSKKDKEDMRKKRMLDAAEEEGGVSVQRPSRKRKKDDGNGELQMSGAEKPYGLRGRKEEMTSKVIKKKAKNGEKERLTCHQCKRNDKGRVVGCLDCNKKKFCLFCLRAWYPHLKEEDIAKACPVCRRNCNCKACLSSVQLINKMKDKATGDEGEKVEHSLYLLQVLLPFLRQLDEEQMIEKETEAKIQGLPVSELNIFKADFSLEERVYCDNCKTSIFDYHRSCTKCSFDLCLICCRELRSGQLVGGADPIVLEFVWQGRDYLHAGKEFEEVNQIASDAGAKPEVHEWSRSRWHSHNNGSIPCPKVNNECNHGFLELRSILGQHFISELVCKGKELVQAYEIQNVLKPPDSFCSCLGLDINTDVRNSNMRKAASRDNLADNYLYCPKAVDLQDKDLNHFQWHWEKGEPVIVSNVLECTSGLSWEPLVMWRALRNVASATQRGQHLDVETIDCLDWCEGRINIHQFFTGYTEGRMDWLGWPQILKLKDWPPSNLFEEQLPRHCAEFISSLPFKEYTDPLRGALNLAVKLPDGCLKPDMGPKSYIAYGFPSELGRGDSVTKIHCDMSDAVNVLTHIAEVKLNSKQLTAIEELKQKHFEQDKRELCGNDHDVETNTDMLNNSSSAIIALDNQNTVQLMEHEGGLCDQKAVNQFHQSGNNEIATAREDGLLCESEVKEVDKVDTKLENDLLFGGDASEGALWDIFRRQDVYKLQEYLKKHFREFRHVHCCPLKQVIHPIHDQTFYLTMEHKRKLKEEYGIEPWTFIQKLGDAVFIPAGCPHQVRNLKSCIKVAADFVSPENVGECFRLTEEFRTLPINHKSTEDKLEVKKMTVFAIQDVVEKLEKSRLEIADI; encoded by the exons ATGGGGCAAGGGAATCCAGATCCTCGTGTGGATGCAAATCCAAATCCCAGTCACGAAGAAACACAGTCTTTGGATTCCGGTCGTGTtcaaagagtgaaaaagaagcccggcagaaaaagtaaaaaggataaGGAAGACATGAGAAAGAAGAGAATGTTAGATGCTGCTGAGGAGGAGGGTGGGGTTTCTGTGCAGAGACCAAGtaggaaaagaaagaaggacGATGGGAATGGTGAGCTTCAAATGTCTGGCGCTGAGAAACCGTATGGTCTTAGGGGTCGTAAAGAAGAGATGACGTCAAAAGTCATCAAGAAAAAGGCTAAG AATGGTGAAAAGGAGCGCTTAACATGCCACCAATGTAAGAGAAACGATAAAGGTCGTGTTGTAGGGTGCTTGGACTGTAACAAGAAAAAGTTTTGCCTATTCTGCTTACGAGCTTG GTATCCTCATTTGAAAGAGGAGGATATTGCTAAGGCATGTCCTGTGTGCCGTCGTAATTGCAATTGCAAAGCATGCCTGAGTTCTGTTCAACTTATTAAT AAAATGAAGGATAAGGCTACAGGAGATGAGGGTGAGAAGGTTGAACACTCTTTGTATTTGCTGCAAGTACTTCTTCCGTTTTTAAGGCAGCTGGATGAAGAACAGATGATTGAGAAAGAGACAGAAGCTAAGATACAAG GGCTCCCAGTCTCCGAGCTAAATATATTTAAGGCAGATTTCTCTTTAGAAGAGCGTGTGTACTG TGACAACTGCAAAACTTCAATATTCGATTACCACAGAAGCTGCACAAAATGCTCTTTTGACCTTTGTCTCATCTGTTGCCGTGAGCTTCGTAGTGGGCAGCTTGTAGGTGGAGCAGATCCAATTGTGTTGGAGTTTGTTTGGCAAGGACGTGATTACTTGCATGctggaaaagaatttgaagaggTAAACCAAATTGCATCGGATGCAGGTGCTAAGCCCGAGGTTCACGAATGGTCAAGATCCAGGTGGCATTCCCATAATAATGGTAGCATTCCTTGTCCAAAAGTCAACAATGAATGCAACCATGGTTTTCTTGAACTGAGAAGTATATTAGGTCAACATTTTATCTCTGAGTTAGTTTGTAAAGGGAAAGAACTTGTGCAGGCATACGAGATTCAGAATGTATTGAAGCCCCCTGACAGCTTCTGTTCGTGTTTGGGGCTGGATATAAACACAGATGTTAGGAATAGTAATATGAGGAAGGCTGCTTCTCGTGATAATTTGGCCGACAACTATTTATACTGTCCTAAGGCTGTAGATCTACAGGACAAGGATTTAAATCATTTTCAGTGGCACTGGGAAAAGGGGGAACCTGTCATTGTCAGCAATGTGCTTGAGTGCACTTCTGGTTTAAGCTGGGAACCACTTGTCATGTGGCGTGCATTACGTAATGTAGCTAGTGCTACCCAACGTGGTCAACATTTGGATGTGGAAACAATTGATTGCTTAGACTGGTGTGAG GGGAGAATTAATATCCACCAATTCTTTACTGGGTATACAGAAGGTCGAATGGATTGGCTTGGTTGGcctcaaattttgaaattaaaggATTGGCCACCTTCTAATTTATTTGAGGAACAATTGCCTCGTCATTGTGCTGAGTTCATATCATCCTTACCCTTCAAGGAATATACTGATCCTCTCAGAGGTGCTCTTAACCTTGCTGTGAAGTTGCCTGACGGTTGTCTAAAGCCAGACATGGGGCCAAAGTCTTATATTGCTTATGGATTTCCTTCAGAGCTCGGGCGTGGTGATTCTGTTACTAAGATCCATTGTGACATGTCAGATGCA GTAAATGTTTTGACCCACATTGCTGAAGTGAAATTGAATTCTAAGCAACTTACTGCCATTGAGGAGTTGAAACAAAAGCATTTTGAGCAAGACAAAAGAGAGTTATGTGGTAATGATCATGATGTAGAAACTAATACTGACATGCTTAATAATTCCTCTTCTGCCATAATTGCTTTGGACAACCAGAATACTGTTCAACTCATGGAACATGAAGGTGGATTATGTGATCAGAAAGCAGTCAATCAGTTTCATCAATCTGGTAATAATGAGATTGCCACTGCTAGGGAGGATGGTCTTTTATGTGAGTCAGAAGTCAAAGAGGTTGACAAAGTGGACACAAAACTAGAAAATGATTTGTTGTTTGGGGGGGATGCTTCTGAAGGTGCTCTCTGGGATATTTTTCGGAGGCAGGATGTATATAAATTGCAAGAATATCTGAAGAAGCATTTCCGAGAGTTCAGGCATGTCCATTGCTGCCCCTTAAAGCAG GTTATTCACCCCATTCATGACCAGACTTTTTATCTGACTATGGAGCATAAGAGGAAGCTTAAGGAGGAGTATG GAATTGAGCCCTGGACTTTTATTCAGAAGTTAGGAGATGCTGTTTTTATTCCTGCTGGTTGTCCTCACCAAGTCAGAAATCTCAAG TCATGTATAAAAGTTGCGGCGGATTTTGTGTCCCCTGAAAATGTTGGAGAGTGCTTTCGGTTGACAGAAGAATTTCGCACACTTCCAATAAATCACAAGTCCACAGAGGACAAATTGGAG GTAAAGAAAATGACAGTATTTGCAATTCAAGATGTCGTTGAAAAGTTGGAGAAATCAAGGTTAGAGATTGCAGACATCTGA
- the LOC108335790 gene encoding lysine-specific demethylase JMJ25 isoform X3: protein MGQGNPDPRVDANPNPSHEETQSLDSGRVQRVKKKPGRKSKKDKEDMRKKRMLDAAEEEGGVSVQRPSRKRKKDDGNGELQMSGAEKPYGLRGRKEEMTSKVIKKKAKNGEKERLTCHQCKRNDKGRVVGCLDCNKKKFCLFCLRAWYPHLKEEDIAKACPVCRRNCNCKACLSSVQLINKMKDKATGDEGEKVEHSLYLLQVLLPFLRQLDEEQMIEKETEAKIQGLPVSELNIFKADFSLEERVYCDNCKTSIFDYHRSCTKCSFDLCLICCRELRSGQLVGGADPIVLEFVWQGRDYLHAGKEFEEVNQIASDAGAKPEVHEWSRSRWHSHNNGSIPCPKVNNECNHGFLELRSILGQHFISELVCKGKELVQAYEIQNVLKPPDSFCSCLGLDINTDVRNSNMRKAASRDNLADNYLYCPKAVDLQDKDLNHFQWHWEKGEPVIVSNVLECTSGLSWEPLVMWRALRNVASATQRGQHLDVETIDCLDWCEGRINIHQFFTGYTEGRMDWLGWPQILKLKDWPPSNLFEEQLPRHCAEFISSLPFKEYTDPLRGALNLAVKLPDGCLKPDMGPKSYIAYGFPSELGRGDSVTKIHCDMSDANTVQLMEHEGGLCDQKAVNQFHQSGNNEIATAREDGLLCESEVKEVDKVDTKLENDLLFGGDASEGALWDIFRRQDVYKLQEYLKKHFREFRHVHCCPLKQVIHPIHDQTFYLTMEHKRKLKEEYGIEPWTFIQKLGDAVFIPAGCPHQVRNLKSCIKVAADFVSPENVGECFRLTEEFRTLPINHKSTEDKLEVKKMTVFAIQDVVEKLEKSRLEIADI from the exons ATGGGGCAAGGGAATCCAGATCCTCGTGTGGATGCAAATCCAAATCCCAGTCACGAAGAAACACAGTCTTTGGATTCCGGTCGTGTtcaaagagtgaaaaagaagcccggcagaaaaagtaaaaaggataaGGAAGACATGAGAAAGAAGAGAATGTTAGATGCTGCTGAGGAGGAGGGTGGGGTTTCTGTGCAGAGACCAAGtaggaaaagaaagaaggacGATGGGAATGGTGAGCTTCAAATGTCTGGCGCTGAGAAACCGTATGGTCTTAGGGGTCGTAAAGAAGAGATGACGTCAAAAGTCATCAAGAAAAAGGCTAAG AATGGTGAAAAGGAGCGCTTAACATGCCACCAATGTAAGAGAAACGATAAAGGTCGTGTTGTAGGGTGCTTGGACTGTAACAAGAAAAAGTTTTGCCTATTCTGCTTACGAGCTTG GTATCCTCATTTGAAAGAGGAGGATATTGCTAAGGCATGTCCTGTGTGCCGTCGTAATTGCAATTGCAAAGCATGCCTGAGTTCTGTTCAACTTATTAAT AAAATGAAGGATAAGGCTACAGGAGATGAGGGTGAGAAGGTTGAACACTCTTTGTATTTGCTGCAAGTACTTCTTCCGTTTTTAAGGCAGCTGGATGAAGAACAGATGATTGAGAAAGAGACAGAAGCTAAGATACAAG GGCTCCCAGTCTCCGAGCTAAATATATTTAAGGCAGATTTCTCTTTAGAAGAGCGTGTGTACTG TGACAACTGCAAAACTTCAATATTCGATTACCACAGAAGCTGCACAAAATGCTCTTTTGACCTTTGTCTCATCTGTTGCCGTGAGCTTCGTAGTGGGCAGCTTGTAGGTGGAGCAGATCCAATTGTGTTGGAGTTTGTTTGGCAAGGACGTGATTACTTGCATGctggaaaagaatttgaagaggTAAACCAAATTGCATCGGATGCAGGTGCTAAGCCCGAGGTTCACGAATGGTCAAGATCCAGGTGGCATTCCCATAATAATGGTAGCATTCCTTGTCCAAAAGTCAACAATGAATGCAACCATGGTTTTCTTGAACTGAGAAGTATATTAGGTCAACATTTTATCTCTGAGTTAGTTTGTAAAGGGAAAGAACTTGTGCAGGCATACGAGATTCAGAATGTATTGAAGCCCCCTGACAGCTTCTGTTCGTGTTTGGGGCTGGATATAAACACAGATGTTAGGAATAGTAATATGAGGAAGGCTGCTTCTCGTGATAATTTGGCCGACAACTATTTATACTGTCCTAAGGCTGTAGATCTACAGGACAAGGATTTAAATCATTTTCAGTGGCACTGGGAAAAGGGGGAACCTGTCATTGTCAGCAATGTGCTTGAGTGCACTTCTGGTTTAAGCTGGGAACCACTTGTCATGTGGCGTGCATTACGTAATGTAGCTAGTGCTACCCAACGTGGTCAACATTTGGATGTGGAAACAATTGATTGCTTAGACTGGTGTGAG GGGAGAATTAATATCCACCAATTCTTTACTGGGTATACAGAAGGTCGAATGGATTGGCTTGGTTGGcctcaaattttgaaattaaaggATTGGCCACCTTCTAATTTATTTGAGGAACAATTGCCTCGTCATTGTGCTGAGTTCATATCATCCTTACCCTTCAAGGAATATACTGATCCTCTCAGAGGTGCTCTTAACCTTGCTGTGAAGTTGCCTGACGGTTGTCTAAAGCCAGACATGGGGCCAAAGTCTTATATTGCTTATGGATTTCCTTCAGAGCTCGGGCGTGGTGATTCTGTTACTAAGATCCATTGTGACATGTCAGATGCA AATACTGTTCAACTCATGGAACATGAAGGTGGATTATGTGATCAGAAAGCAGTCAATCAGTTTCATCAATCTGGTAATAATGAGATTGCCACTGCTAGGGAGGATGGTCTTTTATGTGAGTCAGAAGTCAAAGAGGTTGACAAAGTGGACACAAAACTAGAAAATGATTTGTTGTTTGGGGGGGATGCTTCTGAAGGTGCTCTCTGGGATATTTTTCGGAGGCAGGATGTATATAAATTGCAAGAATATCTGAAGAAGCATTTCCGAGAGTTCAGGCATGTCCATTGCTGCCCCTTAAAGCAG GTTATTCACCCCATTCATGACCAGACTTTTTATCTGACTATGGAGCATAAGAGGAAGCTTAAGGAGGAGTATG GAATTGAGCCCTGGACTTTTATTCAGAAGTTAGGAGATGCTGTTTTTATTCCTGCTGGTTGTCCTCACCAAGTCAGAAATCTCAAG TCATGTATAAAAGTTGCGGCGGATTTTGTGTCCCCTGAAAATGTTGGAGAGTGCTTTCGGTTGACAGAAGAATTTCGCACACTTCCAATAAATCACAAGTCCACAGAGGACAAATTGGAG GTAAAGAAAATGACAGTATTTGCAATTCAAGATGTCGTTGAAAAGTTGGAGAAATCAAGGTTAGAGATTGCAGACATCTGA